Genomic window (Kwoniella botswanensis chromosome 1, complete sequence):
GCCAACGATGGTCGAAGTTATTCCAAGGAGTTGTTCGAGAAGTTCGCACGATTGTTGAAGCACCGAGCTATCATGACTGATGCTGAGGTCGCAGAGGTGGTCAGCTTTACGCAGAAGGTAGAGGATATGAAAGCCACTATCCAaatggaggatgagagagaggtTCCAGATGAGTTccttggtgagttgatctcaCGAATAGGCTTGGTGTCCAAACGCTGATGCTTGTGATGTATAGACCCCTTGTTATCAACTCGTAAGTTTGGTGTCATACCGTATAGGACTTCGCTAATTTTCCCCTCAGTGATGAAAGACCCAGTCATCTTGCCTGTATCTCGTGTTGTGATCGACCGAGGTACCATCCGAACTGTCCTGCTTTCCAAGGAAGTGGACCCTTTCAACAATGTACCGTAGGTATCTCCTTACTCCGTTAACCgtcaaggaagaagctaaaTCTCCTTGCAGTCTGAAATACGAGGATTGTATACCTGATACCGAGCTCAAAGCCAAGATCGATGCTTGGCTGGCCGAAGGCAACACCCAAAAGGCAGCTGATGTCATGGATGTGGATCAACtgtagatgatcaatctacgaaagaagaaagagagaaagtagAGGAACGACTGGATAAACAACGATTTTCCTTTTGTAATTTACCCTCGAATATATCATACAGAATATCCTGACGTCATGCAAATACCATCACCATTTTACGATGCATACAAAGATGAACAGAGCATCCATCAATGTTTTGATGTTGCACATCAACTCATTAGATAGCTAGCACATCTCACtaccatctttcaaagcAATCTCAGATATAAATCATAGATCACAATGCCCTGGCAAAAGACCTTGTGAGAAAAAGAGCTACCTGAAACTCTCAGTGTTCTTACACGAGCTGATATCCGCTTTGTAGTACCCTGCCTGCCCATACCAAGGGTATGCACCTTGTATGCATAGTCGACTTCTTCTGTACTAGGCTCCAAGCTAATGCGGTGATAGGTGACCAGTCATGTCGTCAAGGAGTGCGAAGAGGGCTTGAAGGGTATTGATATCGGTATCTTCACCTTACACTGTCTTCATACATCTGCTGGATTGACGGTGAGTAGTTACTGACCCCTCAGAGGAAGGAGGCGGACGAATAGCTTATATTCTGGTGTCAACATAGATCAACGAAAATTGTGATCCGTAGGTGCCCTAGTCCATATAAAATGAGAGATCTAGCTTACACACCAACGTCGATAGCACTGTACGAACAGGTGAGCTAGACTCTGGGTCTCGAATGAAATAGCTGATTCATTCGTTAGATATGGACATGGCGATGGACACTATCGTTCCCGAATCTTTACCTTGGGAACATACGGATGAAGGACCTGAGTGAGTCGATGTGTATCATAGATGGAGTAGAAGTGTCAACTGAACATTGTAAACAGCGACTCAGTATCTCATTTGAAAACGTCTTTGATCGGCAACTCGATCACTCTCCCTATCTCCAAAGGTAAACTCGTCTTTGGTACATGGCAAGGAATCTATCTCGCAGAGTTCAGGCATAGCGGAGCAGGATGGGGGGGAAGAGGACAGGGAAGAAAGGTCATTGCGACTATCTTGTGAGTATGGTATCTATATGTCCATAATGATCAGGGCTGATCGATTTATTCTCAGACCTTGAGGAGTAGGATCATGAATATAGACATATGCATTATGATAGTGAACCGGTAAACTGCACTACGGACCAACCTTTACCATCCCAAATCTTATCAATCACTTTGATATCGGCTCTCTCATCCACGTTAtgatctttcatctcttcttgcAGCAACATCGCCGTAGCTTTCTTCTTAACCTGCACCCTCATTCCTGCTGCTAGGACATCTACTACAGCCAGGCTTGCGTTGAGGCCGTACACCATAGTAGCAGCGTAGAAGAAGTTGGCATTACCGGTACCGGTGAGAAGCCATAGGGAGTGCAGGAGAGGCAGAAGGATTGATGTGTATAGATGGACAGTGAGAGTGAACAAGGGGTGTCGAAGATCTGCCAACTTTTTGTTAAAAATGGTAGCTAACATCGCGAGAGGAGTGAGTCACTCACTAGCAGCTACTTCGGGGAAGCAACCTAGAAATCCAGCCCACAATGCCATATCCCCCAACGTTGGATAACTCTTCCAAGTTCCTATAATCCCAACTAAAACCAAGGTAGCGAATAGAGGGTCGTCCGACAGTCGCAGACATATGGGAGCGACGTAAATAAGATGGTGAAGCTGTTCAATCGAGCTCAGCATTTGTAGATATATCTACCGCTCTACTCACCTGAAATACGCCAAGGAAGAAAGTCCTGAAATGATCAAACATCTCGGTGAAGAAGTACCACCACATGCCGACGTTGGGTGTCAGATCTGTGACGTTGATACTATGAACACAACATGAGTGAGCTGAGGTTTCCCATGGACAGTAATtatacactcacatgacCCCCCAAGTCTGTTTTATCCAACTAGAATCAGCTATAAAAAAGTTGGCTCCAACAAGAGCAGCGAAGCttgatatatatgtgatGACATTGGTTAGATTCAATGACTCTTGCTGATATTTTGTGTTTTGCTTTAAAATCATAAGGAGGGGAGGAAGCAGAAGTAATGGATATAACGATGTATGTGTTACAAGAGCTAGTAGGAGAGTCGCAGGTAAGGCTTGGCCTGAGAGATAGTAATGTTTGTCAGACCAGATCGTTTGAGCATTGTCCTCCGACCCACCATCAGTAGCGAAATGCAGAGAACCGAGAAGTACAGCATTATCCAGC
Coding sequences:
- a CDS encoding secondary thiamine-phosphate synthase enzyme, which translates into the protein MDMAMDTIVPESLPWEHTDEGPDDSVSHLKTSLIGNSITLPISKGKLVFGTWQGIYLAEFRHSGAGWGGRGQGRKVIATIL